atctgccattttgttgcccggtcacccagtcctgtgagatctctttgtaagtCTTCAcactctgctttggacttaactctcttgagtaattttgtatcatttgcaaattttgccacctcactgcttaccgctttttccagataatttatgaatatgttgaacagcactggtcctagtacagacccctgggggacaccactatttacctctctccagtgtgaaaactgaccagttattcctatcctttgttttctgtcttttaaccatttactgatccatgagaggaccttccctcttatcccatgactgcttattaacgctactttatttcttagaattcagaacaatgtcccacaagaaccccaaaacagagaggCAGCTCACTCCGCTTTAATCTAGGCTGGCTGTCAGCAGACTGACTACTCCTATCCTCGAATTGCATGCTTCCCCTTTGCCTGGACCAAGAAACTCCCCTGAAATTTTAAGTGACAGCATACAATTTTGACAGTTTTCAATACACTACAATACATGATTGGCAGATATCTTAGATTGATCGATCGAtcgtatggggatagatagatgtggTGTGTGGGCATAGATTAGACTGTATGgggatagattagattagattagacagATGTGCTAATGGCCAGACAAACAAATAGGCAGAACTAGCTATGGTCCTAAAAGTGCCCTGAAccatgttttgccattgactaatGCTGAATGCAACAGTAAGTTTCCTAACTCAAAGATAGTTAATATATGAGGGTCACGCTCTAAGCCTGATCTTTGCACAAACCTCACATTGTTTCCAGTGGAAGAGCTGTGTGAATTGAAGGTGGTATCTAGTTTAAATACGTATCTGGCCCGCATAACcaaagtatctgagcacctcactttaatgtatttatctgcaAAATacacctgtgaggtagggcagtgctgttctctgcattgtacagatggggaaactgaggcgcagagagTAAGTGACTTGAACAAGGCTTCACGGAGAATCTGTGGACTGGGTCACAAATCTTCATTAAATATGTAATTTGATCCTCTCCCTTAGAATGACTTTAGCTCCTTGTATTAAGTGTTGCTATTACCCCAATGTCTAAGGGAGAAGTGTCTCACACTTGTGACATCCCCAGTAACATTTATCCCCATTACTTTCACAGCTTTCTTCTGGAACAAGTTTCCCTTGAGAATTGCCTTGTGCTTTATGAACTGGGTTATGCCCATGGTGAGCAAGCTCTGCTCCGAGTAGCCATGAGACAGATCAGCCTGAATTTTAGGCACCTCTCTCTGGAGGACAAAAGCTTCCTACATCTGAAACCCAGCACTTTGATTAGCATCATCTCCTCAGACAGCCTGGTGGTCTCTTCTGAGATAGTTGTCTACCGGGCAGTGCGACGCTGGATGAAGTTTCAAACTTCCAACCGCCAGCCGTTCCTGAGTAAGATAATGAGGCATGTCCGCTTTCCACTCCTTACCCAGGAAGAGCTCCGAGAGGTCCAGTTAGAATCAGCACATTGCGGGGACATGCGGTTGAGATGGAAGCGTCTCAACAGACAAGAGAGGTTGCAGGAGTGTGGAGGTCTTAGACAGGGCATGTACAATAAGTGTATTGTGTGCGTGGACCTGTTCAACATGGAGGGCCCAGAGCTGAAAACGAAGGATTTTCAGGTAGGCTGTTTTGACCCCCAGACAGAAAAGTGGGAAAAGATGACGCCTTTGAAATGCCTGTACTGTGCTCGCTGCCTGGCAGTGGCAGATAAGCTCTACGTAACCGGAGGTGTGCACACAGATGACACTTATTCAGATACTCTCCATGAGTACAGCTCTTTCAGAGGCCGGTGGACACAACTCCCTTCCATGTCAATGCCCCGTGCTTCACATGGGTTTCTAAACTGCAGCCAGAAGCTTTATGCTGTGGGGGGCTGGTGCAGGTATGAAGATTATCTCGATTCTGCAGAGTGCTTTGACTTGATGGCGAAGACCTGGACTCCCATCTCTCGGCTGCCATACAGTCTGAGCCATTTTGCCGCCACagtgcttaaaaataaattgtaCCTGATAGGTGGCGTGACAGACAAACTGGGCTCTTGGTATGTTTCCAGGAAGGTTTTGATCTACAAAGTTAGCTCCAATGTGTGGACGCAGGTGCTTCTGGATGCAGAGTGCTACTGGTCGGGAGCTGTCTCCATGAATAATGGGATATATGTTATTGGTGGGTATTTTAGGAGCAGAGTGAGACATCATAATGAGAGATGGCCTGATTCAGGAAACCTGCATTGCAGTCGAAAGTGTTTCTTCCTGGATGAAGATGGAAGAGTGGACAAGGATGTCGTGATCCCAAAGTTGCCAGTTGAAATTGCTGGCGCTGGTGTGGTGCGCTGGAAGAAGAGGATCTACGTGCTGGGTGGTGAAAATACATATTTATATAATAACCACGAGGGTGAAAATGAAGAGGAATATTATAACACAATTTACTATTGGGAACCTGGAGACCACAGATGGACTCAGTGTCTGGAAAGACTCCCTTTTAGCAACTGGGGAATCAGCGGATTTGGGTGTGCAACGCTGAAGTTGCCCAAAAAAGCTATTCTGTCTCTTTTTCGAAAGACATCTGTAGCCCTGACTGCTGTTGAGTTATCAGAGAGTTAGCGGCTTTTTATCCACGTGCCAGATTGCCTCATGGTCAGTGTATCCTGTCCCTAAAGCTGCATTTGCGAAGATCACCTGCCTGTACCTTTACTGTGTGTTTACCTGTGTTTATATGGAACTCCAAGGCATTCCACTGGAAACCAGCAGATTGTTGGTAAAGGAAAGGGTGTGGTACAGAGGGACCAGTTCACCACTGCCTTGTGTTGGGGCTGTCCTTTAGacttgtgcaaagtgggtgtaaaatccTACCAAGTCAGAGCTCTCCCCTAGAATCATTTTAATATCTGTTTGGTTCCTCGAAGGAAAGAGGCTGTAGTAGCAGCAAAAAAAGCACAGCCCTGTggaagagagggaaggagagggcggTAACCGATTGCTAGGCCCCTCCCAACTCTGGGGCTAGCCCCCGACAGCGTCTGGGGTGTTCTACATTGCCCCAGCTGCCAAAGACTTAAGGCCTTTCTGGGGAGGACAGGGCTGTCCAGATACCAgggacaattttcaaaagcatctacgTCCTTAGGAGTCcaggtcccattttcaaaagtgactttcaCTGGGAATTAGGCACTTAAGTCATGTAGGAGCTTTTGGAAATGGTACCTGCCATGGCTGCACCCCCTTTCTCCTAATTCGGCCCCTGCCAT
Above is a genomic segment from Mauremys reevesii isolate NIE-2019 linkage group 21, ASM1616193v1, whole genome shotgun sequence containing:
- the LOC120387949 gene encoding kelch-like protein 6 isoform X1 — encoded protein: MVMEEDDTEEAPKPLGHYIREGLKQLYQEQRLCDATIVAEGKRFPCHRMLLAAVNPYFRAMFVSSFKESQDGEVLLQDMAPSTVQTILQYLYTEKISVTSETAQAVFVAASRLQILPLLEICSSFLLEQVSLENCLVLYELGYAHGEQALLRVAMRQISLNFRHLSLEDKSFLHLKPSTLISIISSDSLVVSSEIVVYRAVRRWMKFQTSNRQPFLSKIMRHVRFPLLTQEELREVQLESAHCGDMRLRWKRLNRQERLQECGGLRQGMYNKCIVCVDLFNMEGPELKTKDFQVGCFDPQTEKWEKMTPLKCLYCARCLAVADKLYVTGGVHTDDTYSDTLHEYSSFRGRWTQLPSMSMPRASHGFLNCSQKLYAVGGWCRYEDYLDSAECFDLMAKTWTPISRLPYSLSHFAATVLKNKLYLIGGVTDKLGSWYVSRKVLIYKVSSNVWTQVLLDAECYWSGAVSMNNGIYVIGGYFRSRVRHHNERWPDSGNLHCSRKCFFLDEDGRVDKDVVIPKLPVEIAGAGVVRWKKRIYVLGGENTYLYNNHEGENEEEYYNTIYYWEPGDHRWTQCLERLPFSNWGISGFGCATLKLPKKAILSLFRKTSVALTAVELSES
- the LOC120387949 gene encoding kelch-like protein diablo isoform X2; translated protein: MLLAAVNPYFRAMFVSSFKESQDGEVLLQDMAPSTVQTILQYLYTEKISVTSETAQAVFVAASRLQILPLLEICSSFLLEQVSLENCLVLYELGYAHGEQALLRVAMRQISLNFRHLSLEDKSFLHLKPSTLISIISSDSLVVSSEIVVYRAVRRWMKFQTSNRQPFLSKIMRHVRFPLLTQEELREVQLESAHCGDMRLRWKRLNRQERLQECGGLRQGMYNKCIVCVDLFNMEGPELKTKDFQVGCFDPQTEKWEKMTPLKCLYCARCLAVADKLYVTGGVHTDDTYSDTLHEYSSFRGRWTQLPSMSMPRASHGFLNCSQKLYAVGGWCRYEDYLDSAECFDLMAKTWTPISRLPYSLSHFAATVLKNKLYLIGGVTDKLGSWYVSRKVLIYKVSSNVWTQVLLDAECYWSGAVSMNNGIYVIGGYFRSRVRHHNERWPDSGNLHCSRKCFFLDEDGRVDKDVVIPKLPVEIAGAGVVRWKKRIYVLGGENTYLYNNHEGENEEEYYNTIYYWEPGDHRWTQCLERLPFSNWGISGFGCATLKLPKKAILSLFRKTSVALTAVELSES